A single window of Columba livia isolate bColLiv1 breed racing homer chromosome 16, bColLiv1.pat.W.v2, whole genome shotgun sequence DNA harbors:
- the RBM38 gene encoding RNA-binding protein 38 isoform X3 — protein MHTVQKDTTFTKIFVGGLPYHTTDSSLRKYFEVFGDIEEAVVITDRQTGKSRGYGFVTMADRAAAERACKDPNPIIDGRKANVNLAYLGAKPRSIQTGFTIGVQQLHPAFIQRPFGFMLSPAISLSPALSMSALLCQSSPPNKAAEVGKAVPGQDPISEVGSWLVGRCGERSWMLWNNKGTAGSRRHWKS, from the exons ATGCACACCGTGCAGAAGGACACCACCTTCACCAAGATCTTCGTCGGGGGGCTGCCCTACCACACCACCGACTCCTCCCTCAGGAAGTACTTCGAGGTCTTCGGGGACATCGAGGAGGCGGTGGTGATCACCGACCGGCAGACCGGCAAATCCCGGGGATACGGCTTT GTGACCATGGCagacagagctgcagctgaaagAGCATGCAAAGACCCAAACCCCATCATCGATGGCAGGAAAGCAAACGTGAACCTGGCATATTTGGGAGCGAAACCAAGGAGTATTCAAACTG GTTTTACCATAGGTGTGCAGCAGCTACATCCAGCCTTCATTCAGAGACCCTTTGG GTTCATGCTGTCTCCTGCAATTTCCCTGTCACCAGCTCTGAGCATGTCAGCTCTCCTGTGTCAGAGCTCTCCTCCAAACAAAGCGGCCGAGGTTGGGAAAGCTGTGCCGGGGCAGGATCCCATCTCCGAAGTGGGATCCTGGCTTGTTGGAAGGTGTGGAGAGAGGTCTTGGATGCTCTGGAACAACAAAGGCACAGCTGGCAGCAGACGCCACTGGAAGTCTTAA
- the RAE1 gene encoding mRNA export factor RAE1 isoform X2: MSLFGSTSGFGTGGTSMFGSTTADNHNPMKDIEVTSPPDDSISCLAFSPPTLPGNFLIAGSWANDVRCWEVQDNGQTIPKAQQMHTGPVLDGCWSDDGSKVFTASCDKTAKMWDLNSNQAIQIAQHDAPVKTIHWIKAPNYSCVMTGSWDKTLKFWDTRSPTPMMTLQLPERCYCADVVHPMAAVATAERGLIVYQLENQPSEFRRIESPLKHQHRCVAIFKDKVNKPTGFALGSIEGRVAIHYINPPNPAKDNFTFKCHRSNGTNTSAPQDIYAVNGIAFHPVHGTLATVGSDGRFSFWDKDARTKLKTSEQLDQPISACCFNHNGNIFAYASSYDWSKGHEFYNPQKKNYIFLRNAAEELKPRNKK, from the exons ATGAGTCTGTTTGGATCAACATCGGGGTTCGGTACGGGAGGTACCAGCATGTTCGGCAGTACGACTGCAGATAACCATAATCCCATGAAG GATATTGAAGTAACATCTCCACCTGATGACAGCATATCATGTTTAGCCTTTAGTCCACCAACATTGCCGGGTAATTTCCTCATTGCAGGATCATGGGCAAATGAT GTTCGCTGCTGGGAAGTTCAAGATAATGGACAGACAATCCCGAAGGCTCAGCAGATGCACACAGGGCCCGTACTAGATGGCTGCTGGAGTGAT GATGGGAGTAAAGTATTTACTGCTTCCTGTGATAAAACTGCCAAAATGTGGGATCTCAACAGTAATCAGGCTATTCAGATTGCACAA catgATGCTCCTGTGAAGACCATCCATTGGATTAAAGCACCTAATTATAGCTGTGTGATGACAGGAAGCTGGGATAAAACTTTGAAG TTCTGGGATACCCGTTCACCAACACCTATGATGACATTGCAGCTCCCCGAGCGATGTTACTGTGCGGATGTG GTTCATCCCATGGCTGCTGTGGCCACTGCAGAAAGGGGTTTGATAGTTTATCAGTTAGAGAATCAGCCTTCCGAATTTCGAAGAATAGAATCTCCTCTTAAACACCAG CATCGCTGTGttgctatttttaaagacaaagtgAACAAACCTACTGGATTTGCCCTTGGAAGTATTGAAGGAAGAGTAGCTATTCATTACATCAACCCCCCAAATCC tgCAAAAGataatttcacttttaaatgtCATCGCTCCAATGGAACAAACACATCAGCACCTCAGGATATCTATGCT GTAAATGGGATAGCATTTCACCCTGTCCATGGTACTCTTGCAACAGTAGGATCTGATGGTAGATTCAGCTTTTGGGATAAAGATGCGCGAACAAAGCTAAAAACATCGGAACAACTTGACCAGCCGATATCTGCTTGTTGTTTCAACCATAATGGCAATATATTTGCATACGCTTCCAGTTACGATTGGTCAAAG ggtCATGAATTCTATAatccacaaaagaaaaactacaTTTTCTTGCGAAATGCAGCGGAAGAGTTAAAGCCCAGGAATAAGAAATA A
- the RAE1 gene encoding mRNA export factor RAE1 isoform X3 has translation MARPLLPGGPFAPQRDLARMSLFGSTSGFGTGGTSMFGSTTADNHNPMKDIEVTSPPDDSISCLAFSPPTLPGNFLIAGSWANDVRCWEVQDNGQTIPKAQQMHTGPVLDGCWSDDGSKVFTASCDKTAKMWDLNSNQAIQIAQHDAPVKTIHWIKAPNYSCVMTGSWDKTLKFWDTRSPTPMMTLQLPERCYCADVVHPMAAVATAERGLIVYQLENQPSEFRRIESPLKHQHRCVAIFKDKVNKPTGFALGSIEGRVAIHYINPPNPAKDNFTFKCHRSNGTNTSAPQDIYAVNGIAFHPVHGTLATVGSDGRFSFWDKDARTKLKTSEQLDQPISACCFNHNGNIFAYASSYDWSKGHEFYNPQKKNYIFLRNAAEELKPRNKK, from the exons ATGGCGCGTCCGCTGCTGCCGGGCGGCCCCTTCGCCCCGCAGCGAGATCT GGCAAGGATGAGTCTGTTTGGATCAACATCGGGGTTCGGTACGGGAGGTACCAGCATGTTCGGCAGTACGACTGCAGATAACCATAATCCCATGAAG GATATTGAAGTAACATCTCCACCTGATGACAGCATATCATGTTTAGCCTTTAGTCCACCAACATTGCCGGGTAATTTCCTCATTGCAGGATCATGGGCAAATGAT GTTCGCTGCTGGGAAGTTCAAGATAATGGACAGACAATCCCGAAGGCTCAGCAGATGCACACAGGGCCCGTACTAGATGGCTGCTGGAGTGAT GATGGGAGTAAAGTATTTACTGCTTCCTGTGATAAAACTGCCAAAATGTGGGATCTCAACAGTAATCAGGCTATTCAGATTGCACAA catgATGCTCCTGTGAAGACCATCCATTGGATTAAAGCACCTAATTATAGCTGTGTGATGACAGGAAGCTGGGATAAAACTTTGAAG TTCTGGGATACCCGTTCACCAACACCTATGATGACATTGCAGCTCCCCGAGCGATGTTACTGTGCGGATGTG GTTCATCCCATGGCTGCTGTGGCCACTGCAGAAAGGGGTTTGATAGTTTATCAGTTAGAGAATCAGCCTTCCGAATTTCGAAGAATAGAATCTCCTCTTAAACACCAG CATCGCTGTGttgctatttttaaagacaaagtgAACAAACCTACTGGATTTGCCCTTGGAAGTATTGAAGGAAGAGTAGCTATTCATTACATCAACCCCCCAAATCC tgCAAAAGataatttcacttttaaatgtCATCGCTCCAATGGAACAAACACATCAGCACCTCAGGATATCTATGCT GTAAATGGGATAGCATTTCACCCTGTCCATGGTACTCTTGCAACAGTAGGATCTGATGGTAGATTCAGCTTTTGGGATAAAGATGCGCGAACAAAGCTAAAAACATCGGAACAACTTGACCAGCCGATATCTGCTTGTTGTTTCAACCATAATGGCAATATATTTGCATACGCTTCCAGTTACGATTGGTCAAAG ggtCATGAATTCTATAatccacaaaagaaaaactacaTTTTCTTGCGAAATGCAGCGGAAGAGTTAAAGCCCAGGAATAAGAAATA A
- the RAE1 gene encoding mRNA export factor RAE1 isoform X1, translated as MARPLLPGGPFAPQRDLARMSLFGSTSGFGTGGTSMFGSTTADNHNPMKDIEVTSPPDDSISCLAFSPPTLPGNFLIAGSWANDVRCWEVQDNGQTIPKAQQMHTGPVLDGCWSDDGSKVFTASCDKTAKMWDLNSNQAIQIAQHDAPVKTIHWIKAPNYSCVMTGSWDKTLKFWDTRSPTPMMTLQLPERCYCADVVHPMAAVATAERGLIVYQLENQPSEFRRIESPLKHQHRCVAIFKDKVNKPTGFALGSIEGRVAIHYINPPNPAKDNFTFKCHRSNGTNTSAPQDIYAVNGIAFHPVHGTLATVGSDGRFSFWDKDARTKLKTSEQLDQPISACCFNHNGNIFAYASSYDWSKGHEFYNPQKKNYIFLRNAAEELKPRNKK; from the exons ATGGCGCGTCCGCTGCTGCCGGGCGGCCCCTTCGCCCCGCAGCGAGATCT GGCAAGGATGAGTCTGTTTGGATCAACATCGGGGTTCGGTACGGGAGGTACCAGCATGTTCGGCAGTACGACTGCAGATAACCATAATCCCATGAAG GATATTGAAGTAACATCTCCACCTGATGACAGCATATCATGTTTAGCCTTTAGTCCACCAACATTGCCGGGTAATTTCCTCATTGCAGGATCATGGGCAAATGAT GTTCGCTGCTGGGAAGTTCAAGATAATGGACAGACAATCCCGAAGGCTCAGCAGATGCACACAGGGCCCGTACTAGATGGCTGCTGGAGTGAT GATGGGAGTAAAGTATTTACTGCTTCCTGTGATAAAACTGCCAAAATGTGGGATCTCAACAGTAATCAGGCTATTCAGATTGCACAA catgATGCTCCTGTGAAGACCATCCATTGGATTAAAGCACCTAATTATAGCTGTGTGATGACAGGAAGCTGGGATAAAACTTTGAAG TTCTGGGATACCCGTTCACCAACACCTATGATGACATTGCAGCTCCCCGAGCGATGTTACTGTGCGGATGTG GTTCATCCCATGGCTGCTGTGGCCACTGCAGAAAGGGGTTTGATAGTTTATCAGTTAGAGAATCAGCCTTCCGAATTTCGAAGAATAGAATCTCCTCTTAAACACCAG CATCGCTGTGttgctatttttaaagacaaagtgAACAAACCTACTGGATTTGCCCTTGGAAGTATTGAAGGAAGAGTAGCTATTCATTACATCAACCCCCCAAATCC tgCAAAAGataatttcacttttaaatgtCATCGCTCCAATGGAACAAACACATCAGCACCTCAGGATATCTATGCT GTAAATGGGATAGCATTTCACCCTGTCCATGGTACTCTTGCAACAGTAGGATCTGATGGTAGATTCAGCTTTTGGGATAAAGATGCGCGAACAAAGCTAAAAACATCGGAACAACTTGACCAGCCGATATCTGCTTGTTGTTTCAACCATAATGGCAATATATTTGCATACGCTTCCAGTTACGATTGGTCAAAG ggtCATGAATTCTATAatccacaaaagaaaaactacaTTTTCTTGCGAAATGCAGCGGAAGAGTTAAAGCCCAGGAATAAGAAATAG
- the SPO11 gene encoding meiotic recombination protein SPO11, with the protein MEEHSVCSVPAGSKTGFRETSPSGHESHVPSSEVLEAIENVIEDVLKSLAQKKAPVLTLANRSDWRNIEFRDSVGLQMIPRSTTRQIRSDCPSSAPRFALMLKILSMIYKMVQSNTYATKRDIYYSDTLLFGSQSIVDNIINDISCMLQIPRRSLHILSTTKGFVAGNLSYTEEDGTKVNCTCSATAVTVPSNVQGIKNLISHAKFILIVEKDATFQRLLDDDFCTKLSPCIMITGRGVPDLNTRLLVRKLWDAFQIPVFTLMDADPHGVEIMCIYKYGSVSMSFEAHHLTVPSIKWLGLLPSDLERLNIHKDALIPFTKQDQNKLASIQKRPYLACQPLWKRELDIMAASKLKAEIQVLTSLSSDYLSRVYLPNKLKFGGWI; encoded by the exons ttctgAAGTTCTTGAAGCAATAGAAAATGTTATCGAAGACGTACTTAAAAGCTTGGCCCAAAAAAAAGCACCTGTTCTCACACTAGCTAACAGATCAGATTGGAGGAATATAGA ATTTAGAGATTCTGTAGGTCTACAGATGATACCACGTTCTACTACAAGACAAATAAGAAGTGACTGCCCTAGCTCAGCACCAAGATTTG ctctgatgctcaaaATATTATCCATGATCTATAAAATGGTGCAGAGTAATACTTATGCAACTAAAAG AGATATATATTATTCAGACACACTACTGTTTGGTAGCCAGAGTATAGTGGACAATATAATCAATGACATTTCTTGCATGCTTCAGATACCTCGGAGAAGTCTACATATA ctgtctaCAACTAAAGGTTTTGTTGCTGGTAATTTAAGTTACACTGAGGAAGATGGTACAAAAGTGAATTGTACCTGCAGTGCAACA gCAGTCACTGTGCCATCTAATGTTCAAGGAATTAAAA ATTTAATCTCACAtgccaaatttattttaattgtagaAAAGGATGCAACTTTTCAGAGACTCTTGGATGATGATTTCTGCACTAAATTGTCCCCATGTATAATGATTACG gGAAGAGGTGTACCAGATCTCAATACACGGCTTTTGGTCAGAAAGCTGTGGGATGCTTTTCAAATTCCTGTTTTCACCCTTATGGATGCAGATCCACATG GTGTGGAAATAATGTGCATCTACAAATATGGATCTGTG TCAATGTCATTTGAGGCCCATCATCTCACCGTTCCATCTATAAAGTGGCTTGGTCTCCTTCCATCTGATCTTGAGAG attaaaTATACACAAAGATGCCCTGATTCCATTTACAAAGCAAGATCAAAATAAGTTAGCCAGTATACAAAAGAGACCTTACCTTGCTTGTCAGCCACTGTGGAAAAGAGAA ctggatATTATGGCAGCATCTAAACTGAAGGCTGAAATTCAAGTTTTAACTTCTCTTTCATCAGATTACCTTTCTAGAGTCTATTTACCAAACAAACTGAAATTTGGTGGATGGATATGA